The Anolis carolinensis isolate JA03-04 chromosome 2, rAnoCar3.1.pri, whole genome shotgun sequence genome contains the following window.
CCATGGAGAAAACCTGGCATTTCTGCTCTGACTATCCCCACTGTTGCTTCTTCCTCAATTTCTGCATGATTTACATCACACCTTGCCTATTTTTATCCTGCCAGTCATCAggaaaaacagataatctgatcCTGCAATTTCCAAATCTAGGGCAGACATAAAGTAGAAGATGAAAACCTTGTTAACTGCATGTCAGCTTTGCAGTGGCACCTTTGCTATAGCTTTGTGTACAGACGTTAGGAAGTAATAATATTTTACTGTGTGCTTTGAAAAGCTTTACCTGCTAATTTTTGCCACTCTTTACTGTTTAAGGCCATAGTGCATAAGCAGCCAAGTTATGCTCCCTCTACACAACTgaaaaaaatctcacattatctgctttgaactggaatatatggcagtgtggactcaaataacccagttcaaagcagatattgtgagattttctgccttgatattctgggttatatgactgtgtggaagggcccttacacaTCCAAGTCAAAGCTCAGAAAAGCTTCTTTTTAAACTACAATTCACAGAAGGTAACATAGCCATGgcatctccattgtagaatgGACAGATCAATTTGGAACAAAGCCAGCAGCCTTAGGCCTACTATAGCTATCAACTTATACATCTAACCTGTACTTGTTTCAGCTTTAGGATAACAACACCGTGGTGGCATATGAATGAGAAAAACATCCAAGTTAATTCATCCAGCCTGCTGTTTCTTATCTCTCTCCAACCTAAACTGCCATGTTAagcaattatatatttttccagCATTGATTTCAGTGATGGAAATAGCAGTTGTGAAGAGGTGGATGTAGGCATCCCTTCCCATCTCCCACTCCTTGGTTAAAAATATCTACACTCAATGACAATCGCATTCCAGAGATGGCATGTTTGCTGTGTTGACAGTGAATTACACCCAATCTAGATTGGTGAGATTCAATACCAGGATCAGAGGGTTGGCTCCTTTTCGGATGTCCACACCAGCTTCGCAGTTGGAATGAATATTGTTTTCTGCAATCAAGCCCCCTGCACCAAGGCGCAGAAATATCCCTGAGGTCTTGCAGTGATGAATGTCATTCTTCAGCATTATGATCTAAAAGGGAGCGGAAGAGAACAAGATTGTTATCCAACTGGATTTATATAAAAATACCTGGGAAAGTCTTTATAAGAATAATACCATGAGGTTGTTGTGAACCTTGTCAACTACAAcatcatccctgacagatggctgtaCAATCTCTGCACAAATTCTGAGAACTGGACTAATATCAGTTTAATGGCAGTGCAATATAATAGCCGGGAGCCTAAGCTATAGTACCGGACATTCCTGTTTCAAATATTGTTTCTGCTACTTTTATCCCAGTCAGTTTTATCTCATCTCAAGCTCATCCCTGGTATGTAAAGATAACTCTGCTTTTCTATTTTATAAGGTTACATTCAGGGTTACAGGAAGActagttttccaatatatttaAGAGCGCATGTCTACTGCTGCTTCTCACCACCAGCATCGTCACAAGCACATTATCAGTATATGAAAAAGGAGGTAATGGAAAAACAATGAGAATTAAAAAGATATGACCTCATTCCTTTGTAAGATTAACCCAAAGAGCAGTTTAAAAGTCTATGGACACAAAAAAGTAAGAGCTGTGTTGGATGACACTAAAGGCTTTGCTCAAGCCACATAGTACATGATCCTGGTGGACTGGGCATTTATTTGAGAAGCCACCAAAGAAGGAATGAGTTCAATTACCTTGTCACACTATTATTTGCCAGCAACTGACACACACACCATCTCATACAAAAACAGACAGGCAATTGCTGATTGCTTTATCTGCTAGGAATTTGCTTGTGTCTAACTCCTAAAAATGTTTGTCTGAAAGACTACCTTCCAAAAGACTTTTTTGTAGAGTGCTTGCCCACAGTCACCAGATTAACTTGTTTGCAGCACATTCACAATCTGAGAGACTGCATTCTAATTACAAAGGTTTCCTGTCTGGTGGGCAATTCTTTCTCACTCTAGGGCAGTGAGAAAAAGTACCTGAGTGCAAACAAGGCTAGTTTTGCGATTTCCATGTAACACGCCATCAAATCTTTTCAGCTGTGTTACCAGGCAGTGGTCTGACAACAGATTTGAGGTTCTCAGCAacttggggtgtatctacaccagtgattctcaacctttttttgaccaggggccactttgaccaggggccactctccaacattagtaccaaaagagttacaaatcagtttttggtcaaatttagattcagtttgattatttggggtgctgattcagaaaactgcattggatagaccacatcagctctagtttctgatacaaaacatatgccatccagtagtcgccatctgcttgcccacagaaagcccatatttaataatctagaaatgatatggtctatccaatgcaattttctgaatcagcacccctaataactccaggaacaggcctaaaaatgagaCAAGGTGCCCCCGCTTACAGAAGCCACATGGAAGGCTCCGCtcagggagaggaaggaggaggagaagctgcagtcaggaggcttgttgtcacacctttcgtgggtagtaAGCTTCTCCCcacccgacatccccattgcctcagcactataagagggtttcctgagaccagtcactcttgttgcaactgtgtagtaatggtgaggctgcagaCTATATtctagttcttggggaccactggtggtccatggaccataggctgggaaccactgatctacacgcGCCCAACTGGATGCTGGATCAGCCCTAGGTTTTCTCCCCATATGGACTCCATCAGTGGCTGCAGAGGCAGAAGGACTCCCCATTGTCCAGTCCACCAAACCATCCTAAATGTCTTTCCTTGCCCTCTATGTCACAACAGATTCCAGTCACAACCCAAGTCCTATCTATTCTCCATTGCTTACTGGGATGACAGGGCGATGGTGGAAGGAGataaaaagaagaggggaaacCACATCCTCTCCTTCTTCATTTCCCACTGCTCTCCAATCACTCTGGTCAATGTAACTACAAGCAACAGAGAAAATATCAAAGACGATAAAACTTGTGTTGCGGCCAGAGACTGCTGTGACATGGGGTGCAAGGAACGGAAAGGGACAGGGACATGGGCCTGGGAAACACAAGATGGCAGTGGGAATAGTTGttgacagttccatttggcaattGGCCCAACTGGCCCTAAGTCGGGGAAACCTGAAATTCTAGAACAGAATTTGGACTTTTCTCCAATATTGAGTAATGTGGGGCAAGGCTGCATTAAAGTAGCCTTGCCCTGTGTTATCCCAGACCAGCCCCATGTGACATTTGCCCACTAATCCTCATCTATACTGACCTcagtagtcagtgtagatgtggccttggTCCCTCTGATTTTCCGGACTTGGTCTGTAGACAACTTGTAGAAATTGGTGCCCCGGGAAAGGCAGATGGCCACTAGCTCAGAGATGTTTAAAAAGAACTAGAGACATGTGGATGAGAGAGAAGGCCTACCAACATCTAatggactttggaaaagtcactttCTAGATTACAAATTCTCCCCACTATGATGCCCACTGGTTATGTCCAAAGAAAATAAGCAGCAGGCAGACTCCCCTGTAGAGGGATGATTTCAGCTCACAGCACTCTCATTAATTGATTTCTTGCATCACAAAGAGGTCAGATGTTATTAGTTTACAGAGCAAAAGAACAGCAAAAGCAAACACCCACTACCTAAAATGTAATCTACACAGGCCAGTGAAATTGGGGGGAAATAACCTCAACCAGGGTGACACCTTTAATCCTGGAATTGTTTTATTTGAGCAAATAAGTGGCTTAAATATTCATGCATATAATTCTTTCCCAGTTAAATAAACCTTTAAAGCCATGTCTGACAAGCGTAAAGAAACAAATCTACAAATTGCAATATCCTCGCCTTAGCGAGCCCTGCATATCGAAGATGATAATTAAATTACAACTCCAGTATTTGCTCATTTGAAAAGGTAGCTCAACCCCCAATCTGTTAATTAAAAtgcagggaggaagagagaaagatggCTGACTTTCTTTCCCTATTAGTCACTCACCACTGGCCTGGCATGGAGGTCAAGGTCTGATCAGAATACTAAGCCTGGCTATCCAGTGTATTAACAGAGAGGAAAACAGTGTTATCCACTAGTAATAGGCTGACAGGTTTTACAGCTATCTTAACTTTGATTACAGGGGTCCAGCCTTAGCAGCTTACAGAAGCTGGCTTGCTAGGTCTGTGCAGCCACAGCCTGGGAATATGGTCATGAATGCCATGCCTGGGGAGCCTCAGCCAATGAGAAAAATCTTTGGGAGACATTGTCCCCGAAAAATGGAGAGCCAAAAAATCCCTTGCAGCCTaatcaaggtacagtagagtctcacttatccaagctaatcgggccggcagaaccttggataagcaaatatcttagataataaggagggattaaggaaaagcctattaaacatcaaattaggttatgattttacaaattaagcaccaaaacatcatgttatacaacaaatttgacagaaaaagtagttcaatacgcagtaatgttatgttgtaattactgtatttaccaatttagcaccaaaatatcatgatatattgaaaacattgacaacaaaaatgccttggataatccagaaccttggataagcgagtcttggataagtgagattctactgtaatcacAAACATGTGGAGATGGCTGCTGGCCATTAAATTATAGAATAGGTCAATTATAAATGCCACAGGTAGGTGATGATCATGTTTTCTGCTGTCATGGAGACTAGGACCCagagaaatgggttcaaattacaggaaaggggattgcACCTGGAAATTAGGAAGAACTGCTTGTCCATAAGACCTGTTCaatggtggaactctctgcctctgagtgtggtagAAGCTGCTTCCTTGGAGacctttaaacagaagctggatggtaatctgtcaggggtactttgattgtgcctttcctgcatagcagagggttggagtagatggtccatgtggtcccttccaactctatgattctatgacttttaaAATGCCGTTTTAAAAACAGTGTCTTGTttttctattgtgtgtgtgtttcaggagTACTCTTGGCCTTCTGCATCCATGGGTTCTacattcacagattcaaccagtCAACCATGGCATGAAAATATCTGAAGGAAAAACTTCCAAGCagccaaccttgattttgccatgtgcTGAGCACTATGCTCATGTGTAGGCAATGGCATACCCTGCCGTAGGCTCTGACCATTTGACAtatcctcaggctctctctggCACTCGTTGGACTGATTGTACCACTGTATATAGTAGGATttcaacatccatggattttgatatccataggaggaacctggaaccaaaccccagcaaatacCATCACTTTGAGGGCcatggaagaaataaaataataaaataaaataagtaacaatacttcaaataaaaacatggataataTCTGAAACCACAGCCATAGACTGATGCCTATTGAATATAAGCCTTGGGAAAGTAGCTTTTCAACTATACTTCCCAAAACTCACACCAGCATGGCTGCTGTTCAATAATCAACAGTCAAAAACAGTAATTTTCTCAAGTTCTCATTAGAGATCCTTCAAACGAGATCCTTCATGCACAATGGCAAAGTACCTTTTGAATACCAGATACTAGAGACACCTTTGTGTCTTACCTCTGAATAATGATATAGCCAGGAATTGCCTTTTTAGGGTTGGACATAGAAAACTGGGAGGAGGGGGGTTGTAAACAAATATGTTCAGAAAATCAGTCTGTAGAGTTGTGACAAGAGATCTCTGTCACAATCTGAAATTTTTAGGGTCCCAGATAGTATCCTTGCAAGAGTTTTCTTATGAACTTGAATGTGAAATTCCTGATCTACTAACAAAATGATGCAATGTGTCCCTAAGAGCTGCCTAATTCAAAGGACTGAAGCAAGGTCattgtaaaacagtggttctcaacctggggtcgccagatgtttttggcttttaactccagaaatcctaactagctagtaaactggctgggatttctgggagttgtaggccagaaacatctggggaccccaggttgagaactcctGCAGTGTAACACAGCTCTGAACATAGCTACTATACGTACAAGAATTCTGTTCCATTTTGTGCTTAGCCATTCATTTTTACCTCGGCCTTACATGCTCACTTGAGAGTAAGGCTCACCTATCCCACACTTCAGAAATTCTTAATTAATGAAACAGGGATCGCCATTTCTCTCACGTCTCCCCTCTTGCAAGTCTTGTAGACTCAGCAAACCAGAACAAAACAAATAAGGATCCAATTGCTAAAGCATACACTCATGTAAACAAAGCCTCCATTTCAGCCTGAAGCATCTATTAAACAGCCTAGAGACATTCTCTCTCCTGACGCCCTTTTCCTCTTCCCTTTGAAGCGAGAGAGCAGCAAATTATTGACTTGGAAAGGCAAGGCTGAAGACTCCTTAGAAAAATAAAGATGTAATCACAAAGCCTTTCACCTGGGAACAAGGATGATGCAACAAATGGCACACAAACTCCTACTTAATGCTTCACTTGAAAGCTAAATTTCCTCCTAGCACAAGAATCTCAGACTGAAAAATGCCCTATCTCAGTTTACTTTCAGCCCTTTTGATATTGCcaagaaatgtttaaaaaatgaagcacTGCTTGGCCCACAAGACAATTCATAGAAATCTTCCCCTTTTTCAGTTCTTGAACACTATACAACCTCACATATAAAGGCCTCTTTTGTGAGCCTTGTGAAAAGCATTAAAGCCCCATCTATTTGACCATTGCAagtcttaaaaggtaaaggtaaaggtttcccctgacgtgaagtccagtcatgactgactctgggggttggtgctcatctccatttctaagccgaaaagccagcgttgtccgtagacacctccaaggtcatgtggccggcatgactgcatggagcgccgttaccttcccgcagagcggtacctattgatctactcacattggcatgttttcgaactgctaggttggcaaaagctggagcaacagcgggcactcactccgctcccaggatttgaacctgggacctttcggtctgcaagttcagcagctcagtgctttaacacacttcgccaccggggctcctattgcAAGTCTTACCCAACAGCAAATCAGAGATGTTTTTGATGCATATcctcctaaataaataaataggcactcttgcttttttgaaaacaaaatgaaacgtGAGAGCAATTTGTTCACCCTTCCCCATATGTTTCAAAATCAGGAAGCTTCCTGACCCTTAGCAAAATTAAGGGAAATCAGAGAAATTAAGCATGcacctttgggcccttccacacagccaaaatATCAAGttagacaatccacaatatctgctttgaactgggttatgtgagtccacactgccatataatccagttcaatgtggattttatacagctgtgtggaaggggccttcggCTCCTTCTaccctgctctatatcccaggatctgatcccagattatctgctttaaactggataataCAAGTCTccaatgccagataatctgggataaaaaggtaatctgggttcagatcctgggatatagggcagtgtggaaggggtcttagttTAATTTACATCATTTTTCAAGGTTGTGGAATCCAACTTTAAAACATCCAAAATCATTAGCTTATATCTTATCTGCTGAATCCTTTTTAAAATGCGGTCAAGGAGACATTAaatattcacagtatttataggTTCAAACCACAAAGCTTTTGGAACGCCAATCTGAAAGGGAAAAGCACAGCTAAGCACATTACAGGTTGAACCATGGCACAAGAGATCATTCCCCATCTTTTACGGCACCTTACTGTTTTGTATGCATCGCACTGCATAGGTCAGGTTCCTGAAGATGCTCCCCTCCACTCTAGCTTGCCCCTGGGAGCAAACAAAGATGCCACCCTTTCCATCTCTGAAAAGGCACTTCTGAATGAGGCACCCTTGCACTGCACTGGCAAGCGACTGAGACTCCTTGTCCTTCTGCAGCTCCTGAGGCAGAGTTTTCAGCTCATAGTCATTTTGGAGGGCTGTTAACCCATTGGTTTGCAACCTGCCATGAATAACTTTGGCCAACATGTGACTCAGGCTGTGAGCCTGGTAAGGCAGTTTGTAGACTGACTCATCATCGTCCTCATTCTCACTGCTTATGCTCAGTTCGCTGTCACTGGAATCTGTATCTATCGTCACAGCTTCCTCCTTGTGCATCATACTAGGATTTCCAATGACATCACTCTCCTTCTCACATCCTCTCTTTGGTATCCCTTGAGTCTGTGAAGCAGGGAATATATTACCCAGGTCCTCACCCACCACAATCTCACAGGTCCTCGTGTTCCTTATCGGTAGATGCCCCTGGCTTTCCAACTTCGTCATGTTACAAAACGGTGCCTCTGACGTCTGCAGCAACACAGAACGTGATTTTGCCAACATGGACAAGTGTTTGCAGGCCCAGTTCCTGTCCAAAGATGGGCAGCCTTCTACCGTCACGGAGGCATTTTCACTCCCAACAAACTCGCAGTTTTCCAGGAGGCAGATGGCCACGCTGTGGACATTGATGCTGGACTGGTTGAAGGTGCAGAATTTGACCTGGCAGGTTCCTGGGGCATGAATCTGCAGCTGACTGTTCTCAAAGTTGCAGTTGTCAAACTGGACGTGACCGGAGGTTGTCTAAAGAGAAACAATACAGTCAGATCAACCCAGTTTACACTACCAAACATCTCAAGACATATCAATACAACATTTCCccaattggcaaacattcattgccaatacagagaagggattccccgaaatgcaaaggcaagaggccactataaccagGAATGTAATCTAAtatcattggactcacaaacccttaatataagagttctgcactctatgaatgtatgtgtgtttgtaacacattgattatattttggtttagagacgtgtattttgaagcatttagtatattttgaatctctataATCCTTATGTGTATATTGAATGTTCTATAACtatagcatatataggaaatactggCTTATAGTTTATATGATTAAACATTCATTGccaacaaaacataacaaaacagatcaaatcataaacaataaaataaacaacatcgACGTGTACTTATAAAACAACTCAAAGATAACAAAATTCAAATTTAggtatacaaataaaacatttggaGCACGTTTAactaataaatctaataataataaacaattaaaacgtTAAAAGTATATGGCAATGAAGTGGCAAGCCAACAGGGCTGAGATAGATATCAATTATCAGAATGTTTAGTAAAGTGCTAATCCTACTCCCCATAAACTAGAGTACATCAATGAGTTTTAAACAGCATTTTAATGGAGAGAAGGGACCGTTTTTAATTCTCTTAGGCAGCTCTTGTTCAATTCCTATGGCAGCCATCATCCACTTGATgtctatgggcccttctacacaggccctaaaatgcatAAGAAACTGGAATAAAAGGGGAGTGGAGTGGCTACATGACGTTTTCCGAAAATGTGAATTGGATCTCATTAATGgttgaaaaacacatgttaaaaaggtgtgcttaaaatccGATTTCAGCCAAAAAAAATGTGTGTATTTCCATCACTGTATATCCTTGCATTCAAGAAAAACATGGGACTTTGTTCCTATATGCTGGTGTGGGCTGCTCTCAGTCACCAGAGAACCTATGACTGAATTGCCCCATTTGCTTCAAATCGATCCACCTCCACTCCGCTACACTTAACAAAACTCCAGCTTTGTGACATAAACTGGACTCTCAAATACATTTACACTCACCTTATAGACAACGGGTGTGAACCAAGCTGGCATGAAGATCAAATTGCACAACCGCATGGTGGGACAGTGCTGGTCAAAGCTCACCAGGAGGGCCACATCACCGAGCTTGCCCTTCCCCATAATTTCCACCGGGGCCTTGAGGAAAATCTCACTCTGCTCCTCATACACTCCAGGCAAGAGCACAATTCTGTCATAAGCACTTGCCGAGAGCAAGGCACTCCTTAGGTTGTCAAACTCACAACCGGGCCCCACGCAAAGTACACGGCGGTCCTTTTTCCTCCTGAACAAATAGAAGCAGTTAGAGGACTCAAAGTCTTGGCTGTTTTTGGTCCAGGTTTTCGAGGCTAGATAATGTTGCTTGAAGGCTTCCCTCCAGGACCAAGGCTCAACGTCTGGCTGGTTGGGCCAGTTTGGGTGACGGCACTCAATGCAACCAAGGCATAGTTGCCGCCATCGGGTGTTGTCCAAGCTGAGGATGAGTTCATACCAGGCCCTGCACACCAAGCTGCACCGGCCGAGGTCAGGAAGGCGCAAGTAAGACAGTATCAAGCGCCAGAGCTCCAGCGGGAGGCCGTTGATCTCCATTGCCACCTGTTCATGTGAAACACAACGATAAGCATCAAGAAAAACACCAACTTTCTACAAGAATACAATCAGCTCTCCACGTTGGTTGGCGTTAGGgtagtggttcccagcctgtggtccatagaccaccagtagtctgcaagaactaaaatatggtccatggcctcaccattactactacggataataacacagcccaaccggaaaaaaaattcttggggtctttgtttttaggcctgttcctgaggttatttggggtgctgattcagaaaattggattggatagaccacatcagatctagatgattaaatatggttttctgtgtgcaagcagatggcaacaattggatggcatatgttctggatcagcaactggagctgatgtggtctatccgatgcaattttctgaatcagcaccccaaataaccaaaccaaatctaaagttgaccaaaaactgatttgtaaccttttcggtactaatgttggagagtggtctctggtcaaaaaaaggttgggaaccactgtgttaggggCACAGGAACCCTTACAAAAGTGAAAactgggaaaaaaattaaaataccaaaGCCTGACCACAGAAttgaactggatgaccttgaGATTCCTTGAaagatgttctctttaggaatctctagg
Protein-coding sequences here:
- the fbxo10 gene encoding F-box only protein 10 — protein: MEINGLPLELWRLILSYLRLPDLGRCSLVCRAWYELILSLDNTRWRQLCLGCIECRHPNWPNQPDVEPWSWREAFKQHYLASKTWTKNSQDFESSNCFYLFRRKKDRRVLCVGPGCEFDNLRSALLSASAYDRIVLLPGVYEEQSEIFLKAPVEIMGKGKLGDVALLVSFDQHCPTMRLCNLIFMPAWFTPVVYKTTSGHVQFDNCNFENSQLQIHAPGTCQVKFCTFNQSSINVHSVAICLLENCEFVGSENASVTVEGCPSLDRNWACKHLSMLAKSRSVLLQTSEAPFCNMTKLESQGHLPIRNTRTCEIVVGEDLGNIFPASQTQGIPKRGCEKESDVIGNPSMMHKEEAVTIDTDSSDSELSISSENEDDDESVYKLPYQAHSLSHMLAKVIHGRLQTNGLTALQNDYELKTLPQELQKDKESQSLASAVQGCLIQKCLFRDGKGGIFVCSQGQARVEGSIFRNLTYAVRCIQNSKIIMLKNDIHHCKTSGIFLRLGAGGLIAENNIHSNCEAGVDIRKGANPLILCNRIHSGLRSGIVVLGNGKGVIRSNQIYGNKEAGIYILYNGNPLVSGNHIFQGLAAGIAVNENGRGQITENVIRENQWGGADIRRGGDPVLRSNLICCGYSDGVVVGERGKGLIEGNTIYGNKGCGVWVMSSSLPHITNNQIGHNSIYGIAVFCHKDDANDYLANQGGNENFNDEGEAANWENDLESEDERLTSRRPISVALVESNNINHNGAAGLYVKSSEALNIIGNAIHANHDCGVAVFQSSQLTRIASNSVSCNSLGGVLVEAECRVELRGNGIYDNSSHGVTSKGDGLITENDILGNQGCGLKLCQSADMKVSKNRIHSFRGYGIEMLDQTKALVQDNLIFQGKSKKTILQQVSSTEGCVLQNNKLLAFKKRSDVAWTLENPPARPHIDGSSRGMSSSGNSQKGSNMTARIAARVEGGCHNNGSIFCTIL